From the genome of Salvelinus fontinalis isolate EN_2023a chromosome 20, ASM2944872v1, whole genome shotgun sequence, one region includes:
- the LOC129817704 gene encoding sine oculis-binding protein homolog, with amino-acid sequence MPEMEKGRPPENKRSRKPAHPVKREINQEMKTFAESTMNELLGWYGYDKLELRDSEATEIRNYPNRERRQQHVSVLKENSVSKSKSLDSPVTLAMRSGERESSRVPSSSPSSSSLTSPKEQKSAPVIVPLIKPSAVEDVQNVQIVCVWCQKEGVKRYSLCMGTELKSFCSEKCFAACRRAYFKRNKARDEDHGGERSPQHTHADDSPRLVLKMNSDGARSLSPVLQVCNWCKHVRHTKEYLDFGAGEERLQFCSTKCLNQYKMDVFYREARATLTSSSPGRPTQEGRPESTGGVQNQKLLTPESWSSDAGDVRGRTRSPKGQTPINGTAAPRTVSPSEASSSSLKVNISGLRHLERHILPPPAQVASHHPAPSPPHPPMEHHKAMPQIPLPFIRPPLHAQGLKSPLANPPRGHPGPPSSPIHQPPPHSPHHPHQPHLQPPSATSMNPPGIHPYPGAYFPGLHSPPINMMGLRGPVPMLPMMNFGGWPSLGPFFPQPTVLVPYPIIVPIPVPIPIPIPIPIPIPPKSAPPEALAVPHSGVIQPVPEGIEGGRSRGVNLPSTGSLAANRLGRTTNQGLPSPSDHPRRDITDWVKSERQAQSPMSTSHSAASSPRARYDASPSSTSVIEGLSDFKLGQQQHPERQVIQRVLQRTPVKLEPNPHGVVDLSGPGEPGMGHGTRLVDTRVDHHNHHRDIIKPTPPLTQSPPPLHNTAYPQSLNIRPPSDTPPTPRGECSSPPCDTATPSPSTPPDIPNQTSPSSSPDPPPSPDSSQSQREARPLGPDSALSELEAVKENSCSNGQVQERDQGQVPSLPTSQIEGPSAAGDSEDPHVPDEDHAYALPTPNLTPTRTGGAPTNTPTTLLLPKLRDKGVLPCPPSVAGPGDMEPALKRRCLRIRDQIK; translated from the exons ATgccagagatggagaaagggagaccGCCGGAAAATAAACGCAGTAGGAAACCCGCGCACCCCGTCAAGAGAGAGATCAACCAAGAGATGAAG ACGTTTGCAGAGAGCACCATGAATGAGCTCCTAGGCTGGTACGGCTATGACAAGTTGGAGCTCAGAGACTCTGAGGCCACCGAGATACGGAACTACCCAAACCGTGAGAGACGCCAGCAGCACGTCTCAGTTCTTAAAG AAAACTCGGTGTCCAAATCCAAGAGCCTAGACAGCCCCGTGACACTGGCcatgaggagtggagagagagaatcaTCCAgagtcccctcttcctcccccagtTCCTCCTCTCTGACCAGCCCTAAGGAGCAAAAGAGTGCCCCCGTAATTGTCCCGCTTATAAAGCCATCGGCAG TGGAAGACGTGCAGAATGtgcagatagtgtgtgtgtggtgtcagaagGAGGGGGTGAAGCGCTACTCTCTCTGTATGGGCACCGAGCTGAAGAGCTTCTGTAGTGAGAAGTGCTTCGCCGCCTGCCGACGGGCCTACTTCAAACGCAACAAG GCCCGGGATGAGGACCATGGAGGGGAGAGGTCCCCCCAACACACCCATGCAGATGACTCACCACGACTGGTGCTGAAGATGAACAGTGATGGTGCCAGA TCTCTCTCGCCCGTACTGCAGGTTTGCAACTGGTGCAAGCACGTCCGTCACACCAAAGAGTATCTGGACTTTGGCGCCGGTGAGGAGCGGCTCCAGTTTTGCAGCACCAAGTGTCTGAACCAGTACAAGATGGATGTGTTCTACAGAGAGGCCAGGGCCACTCTCACCAGCTCCAGCCCAGGAAGACCAACCCAGGAGGGGAGACCCGAGTCCACCGGAGGGGTCCAGAACCAGAAGCTCCTGACCCCTGAATCGTGGAGCAGCGACGCTGGGGACGTGAGGGGGAGGACCAGGTCGCCCAAAGGGCAGACGCCGATCAATGGTACAGCGGCACCAAGGACTGTGTCTCCATCCGAGGCGTCATCTTCGTCATTGAAGGTTAACATTTCAGGACTGAGGCACCTGGAGAGGCACATCCTGCCACCACCCGCGCAGGTAGCGAGCCACCACCccgccccctcccctcctcacccccccatGGAGCACCACAAGGCCATGCCTCAGATCCCGCTGCCCTTCATCCGGCCCCCTCTCCATGCCCAGGGCCTGAAGAGCCCCCTGGCCAACCCCCCCAGGGGCCACCCCGGCCCCCCTTCCAGCCCCATCCACCAGcctccccctcactccccccATCACCCCCACCAACCCCACCTCCAGCCCCCATCGGCCACCTCCATGAACCCACCCGGAATACACCCCTACCCGGGGGCCTACTTCCCAGGCTTGCACTCCCCCCCTATCAACATGATGGGGCTCCGTGGTCCCGTGCCCATGCTTCCTATGATGAACTTCGGGGGATGGCCGTCCTTAGGCCCCTTCTTCCCCCAGCCCACTGTCCTGGTGCCCTACCCCATCATTGTACCAATCCcagtccccatccccatccccatccctatccccaTACCCATACCCCCTAAATCTGCTCCTCCAGAAGCCCTAGCGGTCCCCCACAGTGGGGTTATCCAGCCCGTGccggaggggatagaggggggacGCTCCAGGGGTGTCAATTTGCCTTCTACCGGGAGCTTGGCGGCCAACAGATTGGGTAGAACCACCAACCAGGGTCTCCCCTCGCCCTCAGACCACCCCAGAAGGGACATCACAGATTGGGTGAAGTCAGAGAGGCAGGCTCAGTCACCCATGTCGACCTCCCACAGTGCAGCGTCGTCCCCCAGGGCTCGCTACGATGCTTCCCCATCTTCCACCTCAGTGATTGAGGGGCTGTCAGACTTTAAGTTGGGCCAGCAGCAGCATCCAGAGAGGCAGGTCATCCAGAGAGTGCTCCAGAGGACCCCGGTCAAGCTGGAGCCCAACCCCCACGGAGTGGTGGACCTGTCGGGTCCGGGTGAGCCCGGAATGGGGCACGGCACCAGGCTGGTGGATACCAGAGTggaccaccacaaccaccaccgtGACATTATCAAACCCACCCCTCCACTAACCCAGTCACCCCCTCCTCTGCACAACACCGCCTACCCCCAGAGCCTTAACATACGACCCCCCTCAGACACCCCACCAACTCCCAGAGGGGAATGCAGCAGCCCTCCCTGCGATACCGCCACCCCCTCCCCCTCAACACCCCCAGACATCCCCAACCAAACATCACCGTCATCATCCCCAGACCCTCCTCCCAGCCCAGACTCCTCCCAGTCTCAGAGAGAGGCCCGGCCTCTTGGCCCTGACTCCGCCCtcagtgagctggaggcagtcaaAGAGAACAGCTGCTCCAATGGCCAGGTCCAGGAGCGGGACCAGGGCCAGGTTCCATCCCTCCCCACCAGCCAAATAGAGGGGCCCTCGGCCGCTGGCGACTCAGAGGATCCCCACGTCCCAGATGAGGACCATGCCTATGCCCTGCCCACCCCCAACCTTACACCCACTAGAACGGGCGGTGCccccaccaacacccccaccactcTCCTCCTGCCCAAGCTTAGGGACAAGGGTGTTCTACCATGCCCACCGAGTGTGGCTGGGCCTGGGGACATGGAGCCTGCTCTGAAGAGACGGTGCCTCCGTATCCGAGATCAGATCAAGTAG